From Brassica oleracea var. oleracea cultivar TO1000 chromosome C3, BOL, whole genome shotgun sequence, a single genomic window includes:
- the LOC106334504 gene encoding uncharacterized protein LOC106334504, whose product MGAMKTRSASAGRWVNEVVSFVVFCLLDIMDYLLCLLYKTADYLLEAEWKPCYCLSPKKLITASRGNILLSHNNCESKILTVSPLQQLSGRSKIELEEISETLYSRPSLLSDLSKLSVNDLTKWVVNMTRSHSDCGEIKISKKRRKTMKSSFTVVEMLQGKIRPQNLSRQVSRWSDCDCGFCTCWNSTCVKDQSLFVKTQFPKGNSGNEDVLFIHGFISSSAFWTETVFPRLSKSKYRLFAVDLLGFGKSPKPADSLYTMREHVEMIEKSVLLKHNVKSFHIVAHSLGCILAFGLVAKHGGSIKSLTLLAPPYHPVPTTEAEPRQYVMKKVAPRRIWPPIAFGASMACWYEHISRTICLLICKNHRLWQFLAKLITRNNRTVNFLIEGFMCHTHNAAWHTLHNIICGVGSKLDSYLDIVRDKLKCNVAIFHGRDDEVVPVECSYNVQSRIPRARVKVVENKDHITLVVGRQVEFAKELEEIWKSSSC is encoded by the exons ATGGGTGCGATGAAGACAAGATCAGCATCAGCGGGGAGATGGGTGAACGAGGTCGTGAGTTTCGTTGTGTTTTGTCTGTTAGACATCATGGATTATTTGCTCTGTCTTCTCTACAAAACAGCTGATTATCTCCTCGAAGCAGAGTGGAAGCCTTGCTATTGCTTGTCACCCAAGAAACTCATCACCGCAAGTCGAGGGAACATCCTCTTATCTCATAACAATTGTGAATCCAAGATCCTCACTGTTTCTCCTCTGCAACAACTTAG CGGTCGTTCCAAGATTGAGCTAGAGGAGATCTCTGAGACTCTTTATTCTCGTCCTTCTCTTCTATCAGACCTCTCTAAGCTCTCTGTTAACGATCTCACAAAATGGGTAGTGAATATGACTCGGTCACACTCTGATTGTGGCGAGATCAAGATAAGTAAGAAAAGAAGGAAAACGATGAAGTCGAGCTTCACTGTCGTTGAGATGCTTCAAGGCAAGATCAGACCGCAGAATTTGAGCCGACAAGTCTCGAGATGGTCGGATTGTGATTGTGGATTTTGTACTTGTTGGAATTCAACTTGTGTCAAAGATCAGTCCCTTTTTGTCAAAACTCAGTTCCCTAAAG GTAATAGTGGGAATGAAGACGTGTTGTTCATCCACGGCTTCATATCTTCATCGGCGTTTTGGACAGAGACGGTATTTCCAAGGTTGTCGAAATCCAAGTATAGACTATTTGCCGTAGATCTCTTAGGGTTTGGGAAGAGCCCTAAGCCTGCGGATTCACTCTACACGATGAGAGAGCATGTGGAGATGATCGAGAAATCGGTATTGCTTAAACACAATGTGAAGTCGTTCCACATTGTGGCTCACTCTTTGGGTTGCATCTTGGCTTTTGGTTTAGTCGCTAAGCACGGTGGTTCCATCAAGTCACTAACCCTCCTCGCTCCG CCGTACCATCCGGTGCCGACGACGGAGGCGGAGCCAAGGCAGTACGTGATGAAGAAAGTTGCACCACGGAGGATTTGGCCGCCCATAGCGTTTGGAGCGTCGATGGCTTGTTGGTATGAACACATTAGCCGTACCATTTGTCTTCTCATCTGCAAGAACCATCGTCTTTGGCAATTTCTTGCCAAACTCATCACCCGTAATAATAG GACAGTGAACTTTCTAATAGAAGGGTTTATGTGTCACACGCATAACGCAGCGTGGCACACTTTACACAACATAATATGTGGAGTAGGGAGCAAACTGGATTCGTATTTGGACATCGTACGAGACAAACTGAAGTGTAATGTCGCCATCTTCCATGGAAGAGACGATGAGGTAGTACCTGTTGAGTGTAGCTACAATGTTCAAAGTCGGATTCCTCGAGCACGTGTTAAGGTTGTTGAGAACAAAGATCACATAACTTTAGTTGTCGGAAGGCAAGTGGAGTTTGCTAAAGAGCTCGAGGAGATTTGGAAGAGTTCTTCTTGCTAA